Proteins encoded by one window of Brienomyrus brachyistius isolate T26 chromosome 1, BBRACH_0.4, whole genome shotgun sequence:
- the LOC125748477 gene encoding endoplasmin-like yields the protein MQANPEDQTAADLAVVLFETTTLLSGYQLADTKAYGERIEQMLRLSMNVDVNEQVEEKPEEENEEPVEDDAEEEEDTTDKDEL from the exons ATGCAGGCCAACCCAGAGGACCAGACTGCTGCAGACCTTGCAGTGGTGCTGTTTGAAACTACCACCTTACTTTCAGGCTATCAGCTGGCGGACACTAAGGCTTATGGAGAGCGGATAGAGCAGATGCTGCGACTCAGCATGAACGTAGATGTCAACGAGCAG GTGGAGGAGAAGCCAGAGGAGGAAAATGAGGAACCTGTAGAGGATGatgctgaggaagaggag GACACCACAGACAAGGATGAGCTGTAA
- the LOC125750351 gene encoding LOW QUALITY PROTEIN: endoplasmin-like (The sequence of the model RefSeq protein was modified relative to this genomic sequence to represent the inferred CDS: deleted 1 base in 1 codon; substituted 1 base at 1 genomic stop codon), with protein MWRLCICDLQAESSPFVERQLKKGYEVIYLTEPVDKYCMQALPEFDGKRFQNVAKEGVKFDETDQAKEKREALEKEFERLTTWMKDKALKDKIEKAALSQRLTKSPCVLVASQXGCQWSGNVERIIKAQACQTGRDISTNYYVSQKKNSRNQPQASCHQGDAETSFSCFDFIN; from the exons ATGTGGCGGTTGTGCATCTGTGACTTGCAGGCAGAATCTTCTCCATTTGTGGAGAGGCAACTGAAGAAGGGCTATGAAGTGATCTACCTGACAGAGCCTGTGGACAAGTACTGTATGCAGGCCCTGCCTGAATTTGATGGCAAACGTTTCCAGAACGTTGCCAAGGAGGGTGTCAAGTTTGATGAGACTGACCAGGCCAAGGAGAAGAGGGAGGCCCTTGAAAAGGAATTTGAACGTCTCACAACCTGGATGAAGGACAAGGCCTTGAAAGACAAG ATCGAGAAGGCTGCTCTTTCTCAGAGGCTGACCAAATCTCCCTGTGTGCTAGTTGCCAGCCAATAAGGGTGCCAG TGGTCTGGAAACGTGGAACGGATAATAAAAGCACAGGCCTGTCAAACGGGAAGAGACATTTCCACAAA TTACTATGTAAGCCAGAAAAAAAACTCTAGAAATCAACCCCAGGCATCCTGTCATCAAGGAGATGCTGAAACGAGTTTCA GTTGCTTTGATTTTATCAACTGA